Genomic DNA from Oncorhynchus mykiss isolate Arlee chromosome 2, USDA_OmykA_1.1, whole genome shotgun sequence:
tttgatttccattgataatatttgtgtgattttgttgtcagcacattcaactatgtaaagaaaaaaagtatttaataagaatatttcattcattcagatctaggatgtgttattttagtgttccctttatttttttgagcagtgtataatgtacgcctaccacgctgcaccttgatcTCCTTCTAACAATGGACGTAACAGAatcggccaaaattcacccaactgattgtgggaagcttgtggttggctacccgaaacgtttgaccaaagttaaacaatttaaaggcaatgttaccaagtactaattgagtgtatgtaaacttctgacccactgggaatgtgatgaaagaaataaaagctgaaataaatacttctctctactattattctgacatttcacattcttaaaataaagtggttattcTACATTTCCTAAAACAGGGattctttactaggattaaatgcaggaattgtgaaaaattgagtttaaatgtatttggctaaggtctatgttaacttccgacttcaactgtatgttaacgtgatatttcagttttttgtttgtcatacatttgtgtgtagattgatgagggggaaaaatacaatttatatatatatatatatatatatatatatatatatatatatatatatatatatatatatatatatatatatttacttttACCCCCCAATTTTgttgtatccaattggtagttacagtcttgtctcactGCTGCAACTCCCTGtatagactcaggagaggcgaaggttgagagccgtgcatcctccgaaacatgacccaaccaagctgcactgcttcttgacacaatacccacttaacccgaaagccagccgcaccaatgtcagcgtgcactgcgcccggcctgccacaggaggcGACTCCTAGTGCACGATGGAACAAGGACATCCctgacggccaaaccctcccctaacccggacaacgttgggccaattgtacggcgccccatgggtctcccggtcgcggccggctgcgacagagcctggactcgaacccagaatctctagtggcgaaaaaatacaattgaatacattttagaataaggctgttaatataacaaaatgtggaaaagtcaaggggtctgaatactttccgaatgcacattGTTGTAGTGACTTTAAATtatatcatttttttaaaaatatatcaaAGGTGATACAATGCAGTTATATTTGGTTATAAGAAGTATGTGCATGAAAATAACAGTAAATTCCACTGCAGCCCTTTGAATTTATTTCAAGCATTGTCTAATATATTAATTCCTTTTACAAGCCACCCTCCTGCTTCAGGAATGTGGCCACTTGACTGGATAGTAGTAGTGGATTGGGTTGCAGTCTGAGAGCAATCCTCCATTTAGGGTGTGTTTGCtaactattttttatttaacctttacttaacttggcaagtcagttaagaacaattcttatttacaatgacagcctaggaacagtgggttaactgccttgttccggggcagaacaacatatttttaccttatcagctcagggattcgatcttgcaacatttcagttactagtccaacactctaaccactaggctacttgccgcccatAACAGCTGCTGAGAGTGACGTGTTATTGGTTGAGAGAATCCAGGGTGGCTCACCACAGATAGTCACTTATGAAACTTCACTGTAAATACAAGATTAGGTTTTGTTCCTACTAAAATAGAAACACATCTCTAGATAGACTGATGCTATCTGTATATGCCCATTCATACATTCTTACCAGGCATCTTCAGATCTCCTGTTACATGTGTCCAATTCTGTAACTAAACAGTGCCTTTGATTCAAGTTACCatgcagccagtcaggcagacataATACTCTGTATTTTTGATGGTCATTAATCTATCCAAGAGTTACTGAATGTTTTCACCTTCAGTTTGCTCCACTGTTCACCTTGGTTTGAAAGTAAGCTATAGACAACAGTTATTTTCCTGTGCATTTCCTGTACATTGAATAGGAGCAGGTCAAGCTGAACATCACTGTCCTGACGTGAGGTATAAGAAATGGGACTGAGAGTTTCAAAGTGAAAAATCTgcaggtgtgttgttatataatGTGCTTATGGTGAGACATGGTGAAAATAAGTCAGACAgtgaggagagtgagagggagtggGGATGCCCTCTTCTTGATGAGAGAACCTTTAATGTTGTCTCTCAGCTGGGCCTAGAATAACACTTCCTCTTTCCAGCCCTCCTCTTTCAATACAACCACACTGACATGCAACAGGGGGAAACACcaggatatacagtgcattctgaaagtattcagaccacttgactttttccacattatgttacttTACCAtattataaaattgattcaactgtcccccccccccatcaatctacacataataccccataatgacaaagcaaaaaacgttTTTTAGGATTTTTCTACAAtgcatatatataaaaaaatattatcacatttacataattattcagaccctttactcagtactttgttgaagttccatggacagcgattacagcctagactcctcctgggtatgatgctacaaactCGGCACAGctttatttagggagtttctcccattcttctctgcagatcctctcaagctctgtcaggctggatggggaccgttgctgcacagctattttcagatgtctccagatgtttgattgggttcaagtccgggctctggctgggcaactcaaggacattgagagacttgtcccaaagccactcctgcgttgtcttggctgtgtgcttatggttgttgtcctgttggaaggtgaaccttttccccagtctgaggtcctgagtgctctgaagcaggttttcatcaaggatctctctgtacttggctccgttcatctttccctcgatcctgactagtctcatagttcctgcctctgaaaaacatccccacagcatgacgctgccacgaCCAcaattcaccatagggatggttccaggttttcttcagacgtgacgcttggcattcaggccaaatagttacattttggtttcatcagaccagagcatcgtgtttctcatggtctgagagtcctccAAGCAgacagtcatgtgccttttactgaggaatggcttccatctgtctggttcctctctaggtttcttcctaggttttggcctttctagggagtttttcctagccaccgtgcttcttcacctgcattgcttgctgtttggggttttaggctgggtttctgtacagcactttgagatatcagctgatgtacgaagggctatataaaataaatttgattgattgattgatctggccactctaccataaaggcctgattggtggagtgctacagagatggttgtccttctggaaggatctcccatctccacagaggaactctagagctctgtcagagtgaccatcgtgttcttggtaacctccctgaccaaggcccttctcccccgattgttcagtttggatgagcggccagctctagcaagggtcttggtgattccaaacttcttccatttaagaatgatggccactgtgttcttggagaccttcaatgctgcagacatcttttggtaccccttccctagatctgtgcctcaacataatcctgtctcggagcgctacagacaattccttcaacctcatggcttggtttttgctctgacatgtactgtcaattgtgggaccttatgtgtgtgcctttacaaattatgtccaatcaattgaatttaccacaggtggactccaatcaaattgttgaaacatctcaaggatgatcaattgaaacaggatgcacctgagctcaactttgagtctcatagcaaagggtctgaatacttatgtaaataagatatttctgtttttatttgtaataaattagcaaaacatTCAAAACATTCAAAAATCGCTTcatcattgtggggtattgtgtgaagcttgATGAGGAAAATTTTTtagttaatcaattttagaataaggctgtaacgtaccaaaATGTAGAATCAGGGAAGGgttctgaaaactttctgaatgcactgtataatcaTATTTCCTCCTTTTTCTAGATTCATCTGACCTCTCACCCACAGGTCATGAGTAGGAAGCGTTGGTACCACACAAGGGTGAAAAACCGAAAGTCATATCACTGTCTATTACTATTAGTCTCTATCAATACAAGCACTGTGACTCTGTTTTGCATATTCTGACCTATTCTAATTCCACCATCACCTTAAAGCTATTTTCACTGCCTCAGTGAGCCTAACCAAGTCATCACACTCTGGTTTACCTGTGTTTTGTTAAAAATAAATTCAGTCTTAAACCTACATTattgtcggaagtttacatccacttaggttgttgtcattaaaacttgtttttctttttcaaccactccacaaatgtcttgttaacaaactatagttttggcaagtcggtgaggacatctactttgtgcatgacataagtcatttttccaacaattgtttacagacagattatttcacttgtaattcactgtatcacaattccagcaaaggacgttgtgaagatgctggaggaaacaggtacaaaagtatctatatccacagtaaaacaagtccaatatcgacataacctgaaaggccgctcagcaaggaagaagccactgctccaaaactgccataaaaaagccagactactgtttgcaactgcaaatgggacaaatatcgtactttttgtagaaatgtcctctggtctgatgaaacaaaaatagaactgtttggccataatgaccattgctatgtttggaggaaaaagggggacgcttgcaagctgaagaacatcttcccaactgtgaagcacaggggtggcagcatcatgttatgggggtgtgtgttttgctgcaggagggactggtgcacttcacaaaatagatggcatcacgaggaaagaaaattatgtggatatgttgaaaaaacatctcaagacatcagtcagcaagttaaagcttggtcgcaaatgggtcttccaaatggacaatgaccccaagcatacttccaaagttgtgtcaaaatggcctaaggacaacaaagtcaaggtattggagtggccgtcacaaagccctgacttcaatcctatagaacatttgtgggtggaactgaaaaagcatgtgtgagcaaggaggcctacaaacctgactcagttacaccagctatgtcaggaggaatgggccaaaattcacccaactgattgtgggaagtttgtggaaggctacccgaaatgtttgaccaaagttaaacaatttaaaggcaatgctaccaagtactaatatagtttatgtaaacttctgacccactaggaatgtgatgaaagaaataaaagctgaaataaatacttctctctactattattctgacatttcacattcttaaaataaagtggtgatcctaactgacctaagacagggcatttttactaggattaaatgtcaggaattgtgaaaaactgagtttaaatgtatttgtctaaggtgtatgtaaacgtccgacttcaactgtgtacagTATGCTCCACCATGCCAGTCTCAGGAATGGGGAAGCAATACTCACTCTAGCTGAACACTTCCCTCTTCCTGCTCGTTGGAAATGTTGTTTTGCCCTGGTCCGTGATGTGTCTCTTTGTAGGAGCAGGCCCCTGTGGCTCTGTGGTCGTGTGAAGGCCTCTGGATTGACACTGGGGAAGGATGTAGCTCCCTCATCCAGACGGTATAGTGCAGTTTTCACAtccctattcacacacacacacgcacgctcacacgcacccacatgcatgcacgcacgcacgcacacacacaaacccccacGGATGTCAAGGGGCTATAATGAAGGGGACCTGTTTCTGTGTTACACAGGCCTTTGGTGGAGAATGGACTAGAGTGGATAGAGGTTTACTCAAGTGTGTGTTAGGGTTAAAGGATTATTTCAGAAATGTTTAGGAAAATCTCTTAGTTGAAATTGTCTTCTCGCTTTAGCTTGTGATTAGCATTTGTCATACCAGGAAGTCAGTCTATTTCCACAAAGAAATGTATGAAAAATGCATGAATACCAGTAAGACAGTTTGGGCACTGGATTGGGGCCACTCTTTCAGTTTACCAGTTCCAGTATATCTAATTTATTCAGCATTTTGCAGCACTGAGAGGAGTATTGTTGAGCAGACAATTAAGAGAGAAATTCTGTACCCCCAAGGCTGTACACCCAAGGTATTATAGGGAGCTTTGAGGGGGAAATCCACACTGCATCTCCTGGGAGACTGAGAACTTCAGAAACAACcacctctctctatttttctctctctgtttccctattTACCCTTCTGCCATTCTATATATCTGTatacctttctctctgtctatgtcggtctatctgtgtctctgattctctgtctctgtccctctcactctccctgtcttcctcttctctgaaTTGTGTTCCATTATCAACACTATCTAAATCGACTGGTAAGAATCAGTAtctactgtaactctgtaaagtACCCCAGAGTATAGACTGAGTAAAGACCTCTGATACTTTAAACTTATAGGCTGTTTTCATTACTATGAGCACTGAGGATCATGAGGATCATAAACAGATGTACTGTACAGACCCACACTGTTTGGAGGTGGGTTTTGCATCACTAGTTGAAACTAGTTTCACCACCAGGTCCAGGTTTGACCAGTTCTGACCTGCCAATCATAATAGACCAACACAACTAACTGTTGGTTATAGTTTCTGATATTGTTttgatataggcctactgcacatTGGGAAACAACTATGAAGCACAGCTGATGTAAACACCTCATCCATATTCCCTATCATCACTAATACATCAATCCCATACTAGCCTATTGTGTTCTTGTGGGTGCATTATTTTAACTCAGAGACATATAATAATCAAAAGCTTAACAGGCAAGTGGCCTATACAAGTACGTTTTTTTGAGAAACCATAGCCCCAATCTTGAACGTTATCCGCTGCTGCTCTCTACTGGCCGAGTCTTGGGAAAGATAATTGGATTGTACCGCCAGAGGTCACTACGTGTTCATTTTGATTCATTCCCGAAAGCAACTTGACACGATATTCGACGAGATGTCTCGTTGAAAGTACTTTGAGATAACAGCACATGACACAGAGAAACGGAGAGGGCTATAGATTTAAATGTTAGACTATTTGTTGAAAAAAACTCACTGAATAAACTTGTTTTGTAAGAGCGGGAAATGTTGCTAGTTATCCGAGCGCTAAAGTACAAAATGTTGAACATATGAAAGAATGATAATTCTGAGATGAGAATGAGACTATTTAAACATTCTATGGAGGATTAGTGTTGTGCAGCCGTTTGACCATAAATAACACAAGGACTGTTACTGGAACGTGCTGTCCAATCGAATGTGGTGCTGAAAAAGACAATCCATCAACCACGTTGAAACTGAAGTTGTATATTTATTAAAGTTGTATATTTATTAATACTTCAATGTGCGTAATAACTGAATAATTAAATAGGCTTAGTTAGGCTATAACATATTATCCTAAACACCCAAATCCATGTATGGAATACACTTTTTACGCATGACATTTGGGGCTTGCATTTTAGAGTTGGAATGGCACAGAATCCAACAGAAAATCAGCTGCCAATATATCCAAGCAGTAGATGCTTGTATATCTACGCAGACAATGTGCACCTATAGAGCGCTAGTTTTGGGGGGTCATTACGCACGGCAGCGATATGCCATTTGCAGACATACCCACACGTCATAAACATTATGTTTACCTTAAATTAATCGTATTTCTATGCTACTTCTATAATGGCCAATTATTCTATACAGAGACACGCTTGCCATTTATTTTCCTCTCTAAGGCTGTAACCTGGATACCGGAGAGAGCGTCTTTGGTATTTGGGATTTtaaagagtgagaggagaggggtggagtggGGGAAGACTGATAATTTGAAGACTTGCCAGGGGTATATTGTCAAATTCAAAAGGCATTTCAAAGAACCAAACCATTCCCCTTTCTTCATTCTCTCCTTTTTTCTAATtatttctctctatttctttatTTTCTCCGGGTTGCAGGCCGTTTGAATCCACCAATGGGCTTTCAAGTTGAAGACATTGGAATGTAAATGAGCCCAGCGCGTGCTCCTGGCGCAGTGAAAGCTCTGGATTGTTTACTGAGCTCCCGGAGCCACGCGCCTGGCTCGCGGAGTGGGCTAGCAGATGAATCACACAGCAGCGGGCGGGGCCTCGCGGGGAAGCGTGCGTCTCCAACGGGTGGGGTGTGTGGGGCGCGTGTTGAAAAAGAGGAGTGCTGCCAAAGTTTGGGTCAGATCGGCTCTTGAAGTAAGCAAGCGCAGTCAAGAAAGACTTGGACACCAAATAGTCACAGCGCGCTCCAGCTATAGCCACACGGCTCCCACGCGAAGGACACGAGAGCAGTGCTCTGCAAACCTCTGTCTATTTTTTAAATCTCTTCTTCCACGGAGTGTCTTTCTGTGAGGCTGCGCTGTTGCAACCCACCTCTGTCAGTAGCCCTGTCTCACCACCAACCAACATGGagactaccaccatcaccaccacgcAAATGGCGCAGAACGCATACACATTTGGACTGATGGAGAGGCGCACCACCATTACCTTGCACGCCCCAGCCCAGGAGTGCGCTCTCCCCAATGACACCATTGCAGCCGGCTACCAAAGCAAGACCACGGTGCTGAAAAGACAGCGCTCCAGCTCTCCGGAGCTCCTGCGCTGCAAGCGGCGGCTCAGCTTTAACGGACTAGGCTACTCCATCCCCCAGCAGCTGCCCGTAGCCGTGGCCCGGCGGAACGAGCGCGAGAGGAACCGGGTCAAACAAGTCAACATGGGCTTCCAGACGCTGCGTCAGCACGTGCCCAACGGGGCAGCCAACAAGAAGATGAGCAAAGTGGAGACGCTACGGTCCGCGGTGGAATATATCCGAGCCCTGCAGCAGCTACTAGACGAGCATGATGCAGTGTCTGCCGCCTTCCAGTGCGGGGTGCCTTCCCCTACCATCTCCAACAGCTACTCGGCCGAGCCGGAGTCACCCCACTCCACCTGTTCCTCCGATGAGGGGAGCTATGAGCCCCTGAGCTCCGAGGAGCAGGAGCTGCTGGACTTTACCACCTGGTTCGACAGATACTGAGACACACCCAGGTCGCCTAATTGTCGTTACCACCCGTGTATAAACAGGGGCGTATTCAATCAAAAGGGACTCAAAGTTGAAAAGAATGACAAGTTATTTGATTCACTCTGCAGGCGAGACACCCATGGACACACTCTTGGCACCgactttctcgctctctcccatcGCCAGGCAGCGTCTGCAGGTACAAGGCAATGAGAGGGGAAAGTAACTCAGAGTTACGGTTGCTATGCTACAAGAGACAAGAGAGTCGAACTGCGCTTGGGTTCCCTTCGGAATTACAGGGTAGAGAGACTGTTCGCGCACTCATGGACAAAGCGTCGAAGGACGAAAGACTGCACTTCGGTGACGCGTGGAATTACGTCTTTATGGATGACTTTGAATACGAGGAATTAGTGAATGAAACAGCAGCTGTGGAGACTGCACAGTATTTCAGCGGAAGTGCATGGTTGTGGCTCCCAAGTACTTTGCTGTGATTGGCCGTTTCACATGAGAGCAAAACGGCCTATTTTAACTGCCT
This window encodes:
- the LOC110497055 gene encoding achaete-scute homolog 1b-like, whose amino-acid sequence is METTTITTTQMAQNAYTFGLMERRTTITLHAPAQECALPNDTIAAGYQSKTTVLKRQRSSSPELLRCKRRLSFNGLGYSIPQQLPVAVARRNERERNRVKQVNMGFQTLRQHVPNGAANKKMSKVETLRSAVEYIRALQQLLDEHDAVSAAFQCGVPSPTISNSYSAEPESPHSTCSSDEGSYEPLSSEEQELLDFTTWFDRY